In Novipirellula caenicola, the genomic stretch AAGCCGTCCATCAGCGTTGTGGAACGCGCTTCACAAACCAGCAGGTATTCCGAAACGATATTGTCACTAGGTATTTCGACGTGGCCATCAGCGGGCAACATCTCTTTGGCGACGCTCTTGACAGTGCCAAGCACTACCGGAGGCGTCGTCGCATCAATTGATTGAAGCATCACGACTGGGGTTTCCAACAGGATGGGTCATAGGGTCTGGGTCGATCATGCCTTGATCTTTCCAAAACCCGACGAATTGGGAGTTTCGATCCATCAAGCGCACCGAAGCGTCGAACATGCCAACATCGCACTCATGCGATGCTTGCAAACGACGGGGTGTACTTGAGGGTTCGGCAAACTCGACCTAGCCGCCAAACTTTGACTGCTGGAAAAAGTCAACCTGGTTTCTAACACGCCGCTATGAATCGCGCGACCGTGATAACCGGTAGGGAAGGGGAGTGGGGAGTGAGGAGTGAGGAGTGAGGAGTGAGGAGTGAGGAGAGGAGGAGAGGGGGAGACAAGGGGACAAGGGGACAGGGAGGACGGGCTGCTGAAGGGGCAGCCCGTTAGTAGAAACGCGGGGCTTTAGGAGAGGACGGGGCAGACGTCGAACCATTCGCGTTTTTGACGATGCATCCACTCGCCCGCTTCGGTCGGCCCCCATCCTCCAGGCTCGTAGGTGAACAAGTCCGGAGCGGCGGGGCTTTTCCATGCCTCGATGATCGGATCAATGATCCCCCACGCCAATTCGACTTCATCACTGCGGGCAAACAGACTGGCGTCGCCGGTCATCGAATCCAACAGCAAGCGTTGGTATGCATCGGGCATCGACGTTCCACCGGGGGCTTGGCGGAAGCTAAAGTCCAACGTGCTCGTTCGCGTCTTCATTTCCGAATCCGGCACCTTGGTTTCGAAATGCAGCTGGATCCCTTCGGCCGGTTGCACTTGAATTACCAATCGATTGCCTAGCGGCGAACGCGTTTTTTCTCCGAACAAAATGTGAGGCACATTTTTGAACTGGATGACGATTTGCGTGGTACGGCACGACATGCCCTTGCCGCTTCGCAAGTAGAACGGAACGCCTTTCCAACGCCAATTGTCGCAGTACAACTTCAGCGCCGCAAAGGTTTCCGTATGGCTGTTGGCGGGAACGCCTTCTTCTTGCAGGTACCCTTTGTATTGACCTCGCACGGTATTCACCGCGAAATCACTACCGGTCATGCGGCGAACACTGTGCAACACCTTGACCTTTTCGTCACGCACAAGCGCCGAATCGTAACGCGCCGGCGGTTCCATCGCGGTGATCATCATCAATTGCAAGATGTGATTTTGGAACATGTCACGCAGGATTCCTGACGTGTCATAATATCCAGCGCGACGACCGATCACGACTTCTTCGGCCACCGTGATCTGAACGTTGTCGACATAGTTGCGATTCCAGATCGGTTCAAAAATGCTGTTGGCAAACCGCAACGCAAAGATGTTTTGAACCGTCTCTTTGCCCAGATAATGATCGATACGATAGATCTGGTCTTCACGAAAAACCGAATGAATCGAACGATTCAATTCTTGAGCCGTTTTCAAATTGGTCCCAAATGGTTTTTCGATGATCACGCGGCGGAAACCGTCGCGGTCATCGGCCAACCCTGCGGCACCAAGCTGCTTGATTGCTTCCTCGTACAACTGAGGCATGGTCGACAGATAATAGACCCGGCCGGTGTGAGCTTCGGTTTCGATCGAACTTAAGAATTCGCCGAGCTTCGTAAAATCACCGGCCTCTTTGATGTCACCGGCTTGATAGAAGACGTTCTCGCTGAACCGATTCCAGATTTCCGCGTCGAACGATTTACCGGCGAACTTTTCGGTCGTCGTGCGAAGTGCATCCCGCCACTCCTCATGCTCAAAATGACTTCGCGATACCCCCACGATCCGAGATCCCTCGGGCAGGCGATTCTTTTTGAACAACAGGAACAGTGCCGGAATCAGCTTTCGGCTGGTCAAGTCGCCCGAAGCGCCAAAAATAACGATCGTGTGAGCCATGCTTCGTTTTCCCCTGCGGTGTCCGTGCTTGCGGTGCTCAAAGGTTCATGCGTCAAACAACGAACGCTTGACGTGATAGGCACAGCTTAAGGGACGAAGGGAGCTTCAGGAAGATCAGGCCGCACGCGAGTACAGTTAGGCAGCCCGGCGCTGTGGCGATAGCGCGGCTTTGATCTCTTCCGTCTTGGTCCCGGCGGGTTGCGCCGTGGTGGCGGCGATCTGCAGCACTTGTTGGATCGGCAGATCGTTATCGGCGATCACTTGGCAACCGAGACGGTGATCCAAGTTCAACAAAATCGGAGCCCGCAGGTTTGTCGTGACTTTGCCTTGACGTCCCGAAACGGTCGTCATCACATAGAGTTCTGAACCGGGGCGAAGATGCAAGCTGCCGAGTTCCCGGCGGCTGATGTGCACGCGATACTCCGAGAAAAACGCTCGCGGGCTGATCAGCGGAATGGCCCGATCGCCTCGCGAAGCACTTTGCAGCCACGCCACCGATGCACTCTCGGGGTCAGGCAGCAACGCCCATTGGCGAAGCGTTTCCATTCCGATCAATCCTTGAGGGAAAAGAAACAACTCGTCCGCGTTGATCTGCAACGTGCCAAAACGATTCGTATCGATTCTCATGTCGTTTCTTTCCCGATTTCCAGTTGGTCTTATGGACAGAAAGGTCGGTCGAAGACCTGCCAATCTCTTTATCGGCTCGCCCCTCGGCAAAATGAAACAATTCGGAAAAATCGTTACAAGTAGTTCAAAACGGTCAATTGTGAAGTCTGTCCGATGATTCGCATCGACGCTTCTAAAGCCAATTGCCGCTGACTCAAATCGCTGATCACGGTCGCCAAATCGGCGTCCACTTCGTTGGAAAGTTGTTCGGTCAACTGGATCACGTTGGTTTCGGTGGACGCCTTCATATCTTGCAGGTTCCGCGTCCAGACCCCGATTTTGCCTCGCGTCTGACTCGCACGATCCAAATCATCGTCCAATCGGGCCTGCAGGCGTTCGATCTCCACGACGTCGTTGTCACGAATGGCCGTTTCGAGTCGCAGCAGCGTATCAAGGGCGCCACCGGCGTCTCGCGGCATGTAATCTTCGCCGGCAATCTGGTTCACACTTCCGACCGTTTCGCCAAAGGCTTCGATTTCGCCTTCGGGGATCAAACCGAGCCGTGTTCCCGCATTACTCAATTGCGGTTGGCGAATCGACATCGGATTGGCTCCCGGCGGAGCCTGCAACTCGATTCCGTTGCCAACGGTATTGAGACCGACCAACACACGGGCGGCGTCTTGATTGTTGGGGTGGTTGCGAATCAGACCAATCACATCCTCAATGGTCTCGGCCCCCTCGAGATCCAATTTCAGCTCGACACCATCGGGCCGGGTGATCACCAAATCCTCGCTTTGCGTATTGAGCACGACGCCCCGGCCACGGCCGAGCTCGTTCAGCGTCGTCAGTTCGGTCGCCGATCGGATCCCCAAGGCGCGAGCGGCGTTGCCACCGTTTTCGCCCACTGAATAATCCACCCCGCTTCGCAAGGCACGCAATTGGATACTGCCGTCGGCCTCATTCAATTCCGCATGCACGTCGGCACCGCTGCGATTGATCGCGATCAAGACGTCTCCCACCTTTTCAGCGTCGCTTAGATCGATCGAAAAACTTTGATTTCCCTGCTTGATCGTCAGACCACTGCTCAAATCCACTCCGACGCCGGACGCCAGATCGTCGATCTTGGTTTCCGTGGTCAATCGAGGTGCGAGACGGTCTCCGGTAAGCGGCGGTGCCTTCAATCCGCCGGGATTCGAGATCGATAGATCACTCGCCAACGTACTGCCCTTGGTGTCTTGGATCGCCAACGTTCCGGGCAAATCGTCGGCATATTTGATCTCGATCGAATCGTTGGCGATTTTCACGCTCAGCGGTCGTCCTTCTAATTTCACTTGCGACAACACATCGACCACATCGCCGATCGTCGACGCGTTGCTGAGGTCGACCTCGACCGTGCTGTTGCCCCCCGACAACTCAATCGCGCCCGCCGCGACCCCGGCGCCACCACGCATGTCGACCAAGCGGGTATCGTAATCAAGCGCCGCACCGAGCGGTTCTCCCTTTAGAAAGACGCCGTTGGTCCCGAGCGAATCCGACGCGGTGACATTGATATCGGATAACTCGCCGCCCCCAAGCATGGTCTTGCCGACCGCATCACGTCCGGAATAGACGATATCGTTGTCGACGTAGCTGTACGCGTTTCCGCCGTTCAGAATGCCGCCGAGCAGTTGTTGGTCGCGGAACATCGCGTTGCCGGCCGTGTACACGCTGTTGATCGCTTCACGAATCGTTAGCGCCAATGCTTCGCGTTCATCGTCGGAATTGATCGTATTGGCGCCCTCGACCGCCGTCGCTCGCGCGGTGATCAACGCATTGTCAATTTGCGACAATGCGGTGTCGGCCGAATCGTAGTAGCCGATCGTCGATTCGGCATTTCGCACCAATTGGTTGCCACGATCGATCGTGCGATTCAGCCCGAGTGCCCGGTTGGCTGCCGCCGGATTGTCCGAAATTTTTAAGACACTGCGTCCCGTCGACAATTGATCGTACTGACGCTGCAACGCCAACTGATCCGCGTTCAGCTGGAACATCAACCGCTGGTTCATCAGCGGGGTGCTGGTGCGATTCGCCGAGACGGGAAGAATGGCCATGATGTGCTAAATTGCCGCGTCGATTGCTCGCCGCTTCCGCGTAAAATGAAATCGGTAACTCCACTCGTTCTCGTCTGTTATCGGAACTCTTTCTAAATTAACGCCAGTCAATCCGTTGCGATCGCTGTAATCCGTCTTACCGTCACCATCATGCTGGCAAAACAATGAGCCAATTCACGCTATTTCGCCTATTGTGACACCGTGCATCGTGAGACACCGTCAGTTCTGCTGTTACTCTATTTTCCGCATTTTCAAAAAAAATGATTCTGATCGGCACCATGAACCTGACGCGGACGCGTGATCGAGGCAATTTTTACTGCCCGACGTGCCGCACGCCGCAGCCGTTTCGCCTGCGAGCGAGACGACCTTTTTTGACGCTCTACTTCGTCCCCACGGTGCCGATTGGTGCTGCCGAAGAATTCGTGCAGTGCGATAGTTGTCGCAGCACCTGGGACACCAGCGTGTTGAGTATGGATCGACAAACGCACGAAGCGACGATCGAGTCTCAGTTTCGCGACCAAGCGATTCGTGCGGCCGTTTTGGTCGTGCTGGCCGATGGCGAGATCAGCGAAGCCGAGATCGAGGCCCTGCAAACGATCGCCAACGATTTGCTCGAGCGACCGATGGACCGCGAGGAACTCGGACGTTTGTGCAGCATCGCGATGGAAAACAAGGTGCTGGCGAAAAACTACGTGCTGACGATTTCGCGAGGATGGAACCAAGATCAACGGATGCGAGCATTGCAGGCGATGTTTCTTGCCGCGTCGGCCGAGGGAACCCTGCAACCCGAGCAAATCGCGATTCTGTCGGACATGCGCGAGATTCTCGAGTTGACCGACATGGAATACGAAGCGGCAATCGAAGAAGCACTGCAGTGGCAAGCCTAAATCGGGGGCCAATCACACAGACGATCAGGGGGGCCGCCAGCCGCCGATCCTCAACGAAGGATGCGTTGGCGTTATCGACACCGCAGCGGCAACATTGTGCCCCGCATGCGTGTTTGCGGGCATCGCGGTGGTGACGCAACCAGCCTCCCATCTTGGCGAATGCTCAGGGATCCCTAAAATCGGCGGTGCACGATGTGAAAGAATCGGTCTTTCTCGCTCCCCGACCTGCCCTCAAACCTTGACGAAATCACTCCATGCCCAGCAAACATACCTTGGATATCAAACGCGTTGCCATCTTGTTTGCGGGGGGTCCCGCTCCGGCTGCCAATGCAGTGATTTCGACTGCCGCATTTTCGTTCCTCGAAGAAGGGGCCCAGGTTTTTGGAATCAAGCATGGTTACAGCCGTTTGGCCGAATACACCGCCGCCGGGCCGCTGCAAGAGGGAACCGACTACATCCGGTTTTCTCACGATTCGCTGACAAACGCGCGTAGCAGTCGCGGAATCATGATCGGCACCGCCAGAACCAACCCTGGCAAACACGTCAATTCGCCAGCCCATCTGAAAGACCCTGAGTTGGTGGCCCCGCTGCGACGAGTCTACGAAGGTCTTTGTTCACTCGAGATTGATGCGTTGATTTCGATCGGCGGCGACGACACGCTCAAGACTGCGAACAAACTGAAGATGTTCCAGGACAATCTGCCTGCCGACGCTCGTCGATTCCCGATTGTGCATCTGCCTAAAACGATCGACAACGATTATTCGGGCATCGATTTTACGTTTGGATTCTTCACCGCCGTGGAAACCTTGGCCGAAGAAATTCGCAACTTGAACTTTGACGCCGCTGCCGGCCGCTCCTACTTTCTTTGCGAAGCGATGGGACGTAGCGCCGGATGGCTCGCCTATGGAGCCGCGATTGCGGGCGAAGCCAGTATGGTGCTGAGCGTCGAAGACATTTGTGGCGCGTTGGCTGATGAAGAGATCATCAATCACGAAACCGGCGAGTCGCGAAAAGTGATGGCATTGGACCGAGTCGTCGATCGCATGGTCGACATGATGCTGGCCCGCGAACGCGAAGGTCGCCAATATGGCACGATCGTGATCGCCGAAGGGATGGCCGAATACCTGCCCACCAAATACCTCGAAGGGGTCAGCCGCGACGATCATGGACACATCAATATCTCGTCAATCAATCTGTCGACGATGATCTCGAAATTGGTTAGCGAGCGTTACAACGAGCGAACGGGCAAAACCCGCAAGGTCA encodes the following:
- the zwf gene encoding glucose-6-phosphate dehydrogenase, whose translation is MAHTIVIFGASGDLTSRKLIPALFLLFKKNRLPEGSRIVGVSRSHFEHEEWRDALRTTTEKFAGKSFDAEIWNRFSENVFYQAGDIKEAGDFTKLGEFLSSIETEAHTGRVYYLSTMPQLYEEAIKQLGAAGLADDRDGFRRVIIEKPFGTNLKTAQELNRSIHSVFREDQIYRIDHYLGKETVQNIFALRFANSIFEPIWNRNYVDNVQITVAEEVVIGRRAGYYDTSGILRDMFQNHILQLMMITAMEPPARYDSALVRDEKVKVLHSVRRMTGSDFAVNTVRGQYKGYLQEEGVPANSHTETFAALKLYCDNWRWKGVPFYLRSGKGMSCRTTQIVIQFKNVPHILFGEKTRSPLGNRLVIQVQPAEGIQLHFETKVPDSEMKTRTSTLDFSFRQAPGGTSMPDAYQRLLLDSMTGDASLFARSDEVELAWGIIDPIIEAWKSPAAPDLFTYEPGGWGPTEAGEWMHRQKREWFDVCPVLS
- the fliW gene encoding flagellar assembly protein FliW; amino-acid sequence: MRIDTNRFGTLQINADELFLFPQGLIGMETLRQWALLPDPESASVAWLQSASRGDRAIPLISPRAFFSEYRVHISRRELGSLHLRPGSELYVMTTVSGRQGKVTTNLRAPILLNLDHRLGCQVIADNDLPIQQVLQIAATTAQPAGTKTEEIKAALSPQRRAA
- a CDS encoding flagellar hook protein produces the protein MAILPVSANRTSTPLMNQRLMFQLNADQLALQRQYDQLSTGRSVLKISDNPAAANRALGLNRTIDRGNQLVRNAESTIGYYDSADTALSQIDNALITARATAVEGANTINSDDEREALALTIREAINSVYTAGNAMFRDQQLLGGILNGGNAYSYVDNDIVYSGRDAVGKTMLGGGELSDINVTASDSLGTNGVFLKGEPLGAALDYDTRLVDMRGGAGVAAGAIELSGGNSTVEVDLSNASTIGDVVDVLSQVKLEGRPLSVKIANDSIEIKYADDLPGTLAIQDTKGSTLASDLSISNPGGLKAPPLTGDRLAPRLTTETKIDDLASGVGVDLSSGLTIKQGNQSFSIDLSDAEKVGDVLIAINRSGADVHAELNEADGSIQLRALRSGVDYSVGENGGNAARALGIRSATELTTLNELGRGRGVVLNTQSEDLVITRPDGVELKLDLEGAETIEDVIGLIRNHPNNQDAARVLVGLNTVGNGIELQAPPGANPMSIRQPQLSNAGTRLGLIPEGEIEAFGETVGSVNQIAGEDYMPRDAGGALDTLLRLETAIRDNDVVEIERLQARLDDDLDRASQTRGKIGVWTRNLQDMKASTETNVIQLTEQLSNEVDADLATVISDLSQRQLALEASMRIIGQTSQLTVLNYL
- a CDS encoding TerB family tellurite resistance protein, with translation MILIGTMNLTRTRDRGNFYCPTCRTPQPFRLRARRPFLTLYFVPTVPIGAAEEFVQCDSCRSTWDTSVLSMDRQTHEATIESQFRDQAIRAAVLVVLADGEISEAEIEALQTIANDLLERPMDREELGRLCSIAMENKVLAKNYVLTISRGWNQDQRMRALQAMFLAASAEGTLQPEQIAILSDMREILELTDMEYEAAIEEALQWQA
- a CDS encoding 6-phosphofructokinase, whose translation is MPSKHTLDIKRVAILFAGGPAPAANAVISTAAFSFLEEGAQVFGIKHGYSRLAEYTAAGPLQEGTDYIRFSHDSLTNARSSRGIMIGTARTNPGKHVNSPAHLKDPELVAPLRRVYEGLCSLEIDALISIGGDDTLKTANKLKMFQDNLPADARRFPIVHLPKTIDNDYSGIDFTFGFFTAVETLAEEIRNLNFDAAAGRSYFLCEAMGRSAGWLAYGAAIAGEASMVLSVEDICGALADEEIINHETGESRKVMALDRVVDRMVDMMLAREREGRQYGTIVIAEGMAEYLPTKYLEGVSRDDHGHINISSINLSTMISKLVSERYNERTGKTRKVNGLQLGYEARCAPPQAYDVMLGSQLGVGAYRALVEERLNGVMVSVSGQFDLHFVPFSQLVDPETLVTKVRFIEQNSDFHRLARFLETCIDN